The Raphanus sativus cultivar WK10039 chromosome 2, ASM80110v3, whole genome shotgun sequence genome includes a region encoding these proteins:
- the LOC108837343 gene encoding putative L-type lectin-domain containing receptor kinase II.2 has protein sequence MAGVVGSHGIWMIIGVHVMLLVLAQDKDPFVLYDFRGANLYLDGMANINDGRLHLTNDTKTSTGHAMLKTPLNFTASSPSSFSFSTEFVFVIFPLAKPPAYGQGMAFVVASKIDLMAKGTATSGLGLFNPENKNITENQILAIELDTNESSESFDESDNHVGIDINSIVSVESANATYFNGTEGKNETLLLASEKPILIWIDYDGTEKVLHVTLAPVPTPKPVSPLMSSSIKPSVPLLSRSIDLSEVFNETMFVGFSGSTGTVKSDQYILAWSFKKGGKAESIDLSKVLDPPTRPPHYKKYQH, from the coding sequence ATGGCTGGAGTTGTGGGATCACATGGTATCTGGATGATAATTGGTGTCCATGTGATGCTCTTGGTGTTAGCTCAAGACAAGGATCCATTTGTGCTGTATGACTTCAGGGGAGCCAACCTTTATCTTGATGGAATGGCAAATATCAACGATGGTCGATTGCATCTTACAAATGATACCAAGACCAGCACTGGTCATGCTATGCTCAAAACTCCCTTGAATTTCACAGCCTCATCTCCCAGCTCATTTTCCTTTTCAACAGAGTTTGTCTTTGTAATCTTTCCACTGGCTAAACCTCCTGCATACGGTCAAGGTATGGCTTTTGTGGTAGCTTCTAAGATAGACCTCATGGCTAAGGGCACTGCAACTTCAGGTTTAGGGCTTTTTAAtccagaaaacaaaaatataactgaaaacCAGATCCTGGCCATAGAGCTTGACACTAATGAAAGCTCTGAATCATTTGACGAAAGCGATAACCATGTAGGGATTGATATTAATAGTATAGTCTCGGTCGAATCTGCCAATGCTACTTACTTTAATGGTACAGAGGGAAAGAATGAAACTCTGCTGCTTGCAAGTGAAAAACCTATTCTGATATGGATAGATTATGATGGAACAGAGAAGGTACTTCATGTAACGTTAGCTCCAGTACCAACTCCAAAGCCTGTTTCACCTCTCATGTCAAGTTCCATCAAACCAAGTGTTCCTCTCTTGTCAAGATCCATCGATCTTTCAGAAGTTTTCAATGAAACAATGTTTGTAGGTTTCTCTGGATCTACAGGCACAGTCAAAAGTGACCAATACATTCTTGCATGGAGTTTCAAGAAAGGCGGAAAAGCAGAAAGCATTGACCTCTCAAAGGTTTTGGATCCCCCTACTCGACCTccacactacaagaaatatcaaCATTGA
- the LOC130508621 gene encoding protein SOMBRERO-like, which translates to MKNVYDKEPWLLDHTNHPLFRKNEWFYFVTRSQVSVKNIGRGRNSKRRVNEDNDGGSWKPNAKKYIEDEETGETIGKKQTLKFTKSDKKKQKRGDGTSVVVPGSNSSWIMHEYSLPDENTFQELVLCKIRKISNSKDEDDHHESIPASSSEPQRTNTDHEIAPAPSSLEHQQPLLCHRGEANMVHQKEDTTAVIQMVPRRSSHRDEHVEAMEVAHNVEEDGGIGDLSDKLASTGLDDQQQTPIYAAPPPARPGDRSLPIDVDKSDDDDDELMNQELDTHLF; encoded by the coding sequence ATGAAGAACGTTTACGATAAGGAGCCATGGTTGCTGGACCATACCAATCACCCTTTGTTCAGGAAGAACGAGTGGTTTTATTTCGTGACAAGGAGTCAAGTGTCAGTGAAGAACATTGGTCGTGGTAGGAACTCGAAGAGGAGGGTCAATGAAGACAACGATGGTGGGAGTTGGAAGCCTAAcgctaaaaaatatattgaggACGAAGAAACAGGGGAGACCATAGGGAAAAAGCAAACCCTAAAGTTCACGAAAAGCGacaagaagaagcagaagagagGAGACGGCACTTCTGTTGTTGTTCCCGGGAGCAATAGTAGCTGGATTATGCACGAGTATTCGCTACCTGACGAAAATACGTTTCAAGAACTGGTCCTGTGCAAGATTCGCAAGATAAGCAATTCTAAGGATGAAGATGATCATCATGAGTCTATTCCAGCTTCTTCCTCGGAGCCGCAGCGGACCAATACCGATCACGAGATTGCTCCAGCTCCTTCGTCCTTGGAGCATCAACAGCCGTTATTATGCCATCGTGGAGAAGCAAACATGGTTCATCAAAAAGAAGATACGACCGCAGTGATCCAGATGGTTCCAAGAAGATCGTCACATCGGGATGAACATGTTGAGGCCATGGAGGTGGCACATAACGTAGAAGAAGACGGTGGGATTGGAGATCTCTCTGACAAATTGGCAAGCACTGGATTAGATGATCAACAACAAACGCCAATCTACGCTGCTCCTCCTCCAGCTAGGCCTGGCGATAGATCTCTACCAATAGATGTGGATaaatctgatgatgatgatgatgaattgatGAACCAAGAGCTTGATACACATCTTTTCTAG
- the LOC108837363 gene encoding NAC domain-containing protein 35-like, whose amino-acid sequence MSNNYEDGGVYFDPDENMFNNDEDGGIYFNPEDQELIKLHLLPKLETYRKPKSKDEEREDFIEMKNVYDKEPWLLDHTNHPLFRKNEWFYFVTRSQVSVKNIGRGRNSKRRVNGDNDGGSWKPNAKKYIEDEETGETIGKKQTLKFTKSDKKKQKRGDGTSVVVPGSNSSWIMHEYSLPDENTFQELVLCKIRKISNSKDEDDHHESIPASSSEPQRTNTDHEIAPAPSSLEHQQPLLCHRGEANMVHQKEDTTAVIQMIPRRSSHRDEHVEAMEVAHNVEEDGSIGDLSDKLASTGLDDQQQTPIYAAPPARPGDRSLPIDVDKSDDDDEVMNQELDTHLF is encoded by the coding sequence ATGTCAAATAACTATGAAGATGGAGGAGTTTACTTTGATCCTGACGAAAACATGTTCAATAACGATGAAGATGGAGGAATTTACTTTAATCCTGAAGACCAAGAACTCATCAAACTGCATCTACTACCCAAGTTAGAAACGTACCGAAAACCCAAGTCAAAAGATGAAGAGCGTGAAGACTTCATCGAGATGAAGAACGTTTACGATAAGGAGCCATGGTTGCTGGACCATACCAATCACCCTTTGTTCAGGAAGAACGAGTGGTTTTATTTCGTGACAAGGAGTCAAGTGTCAGTGAAGAACATTGGTCGTGGTAGGAACTCGAAGAGGAGGGTCAATGGAGACAACGATGGTGGGAGTTGGAAGCCTAAcgctaaaaaatatattgaggACGAAGAAACAGGGGAGACCATAGGGAAAAAGCAAACCCTAAAGTTCACGAAAAGCGacaagaagaagcagaagagagGAGACGGCACTTCTGTTGTTGTTCCCGGGAGCAATAGTAGCTGGATTATGCACGAGTATTCGCTACCTGACGAAAATACGTTTCAAGAACTGGTCCTGTGCAAGATTCGCAAGATAAGCAATTCTAAGGATGAAGATGATCATCATGAGTCTATTCCAGCTTCTTCCTCGGAGCCGCAGCGGACCAATACCGATCACGAGATTGCTCCAGCTCCTTCGTCCTTGGAGCATCAACAGCCGTTATTATGCCATCGTGGAGAAGCAAACATGGTTCATCAAAAAGAAGATACGACCGCAGtgatccagatgattccaagaAGATCGTCGCATCGGGATGAACATGTTGAGGCCATGGAGGTGGCACATAACGTAGAAGAAGACGGTTCGATTGGAGATCTCTCTGACAAATTGGCAAGCACTGGATTAGATGATCAACAACAAACACCAATCTACGCTGCTCCTCCAGCTAGGCCTGGCGATAGATCTCTACCAATAGATGTGGATaaatctgatgatgatgatgaagtgaTGAACCAAGAGCTTGATACACATCTTTTCTAG
- the LOC108837352 gene encoding NAC domain-containing protein 1 has protein sequence MSNNYEDGGVYYDPDENMFNNDEDGGIYFNPEDQELIKLHLLPKLETYRKPKSKDEECEDFIEMKNVYDKEPWLLDHTNHPLFRKNEWFYFVTRSQVSVKNIGRGRNSKRRVNGDNDGGSWKPNAKKYIEDEETGETIGKKQTLKFTKSDKKKQKRGDGTSVVVPGSNSSWIMHEYSLPDENTFQELVLCKIRKISNSKDEDDHHESIPASSSEPQRTNTDHEIAPAPSSLEHQKPLLCHRGEANMVHQKEDTTAVIQMVPRRSSHRDEHVEAMEVAHNVEEDGSIGDLSDKLASTGLDDQQQTPIYAAPPARPGDRSLPIDVDKSDDDDEVMNQELDTHLF, from the coding sequence ATGTCAAATAACTATGAAGATGGAGGAGTTTACTATGATCCTGACGAAAACATGTTCAATAACGATGAAGATGGAGGAATTTACTTTAATCCTGAAGACCAAGAACTCATCAAACTGCATCTACTACCCAAGTTAGAAACGTACCGAAAACCCAAGTCAAAAGATGAAGAGTGTGAAGACTTCATCGAGATGAAGAACGTTTACGATAAGGAGCCATGGTTGCTGGACCATACCAATCACCCTTTGTTCAGGAAGAACGAGTGGTTTTATTTCGTGACAAGGAGTCAAGTGTCAGTGAAGAACATTGGTCGTGGTAGGAACTCGAAGAGGAGGGTCAATGGAGACAACGATGGTGGGAGTTGGAAGCCTAAcgctaaaaaatatattgaggACGAAGAAACAGGGGAGACCATAGGGAAAAAGCAAACCCTAAAGTTCACGAAAAGCGacaagaagaagcagaagagagGAGACGGCACTTCTGTTGTTGTTCCCGGGAGCAATAGTAGCTGGATTATGCACGAGTATTCGCTACCTGACGAAAATACGTTTCAAGAACTGGTCCTGTGCAAGATTCGCAAGATAAGCAATTCTAAGGATGAAGATGATCATCATGAGTCTATTCCAGCTTCTTCCTCGGAGCCGCAGCGGACCAATACCGATCACGAGATTGCTCCAGCTCCTTCGTCCTTGGAGCATCAAAAGCCGTTATTATGCCATCGTGGAGAAGCAAACATGGTTCATCAAAAAGAAGATACGACCGCAGTGATCCAGATGGTTCCAAGAAGATCGTCACATCGGGATGAACATGTTGAGGCCATGGAGGTGGCACATAACGTAGAAGAAGACGGTTCGATTGGAGATCTCTCTGACAAATTGGCAAGCACTGGATTAGATGATCAACAACAAACACCAATCTACGCTGCTCCTCCAGCTAGGCCTGGCGATAGATCTCTACCAATAGATGTGGATaaatctgatgatgatgatgaagtgaTGAACCAAGAGCTTGATACACATCTTTTCTAG
- the LOC108837972 gene encoding putative L-type lectin-domain containing receptor kinase II.2, translating into MLGGAVYLYQRRKYAELLEQWEQEYIPQRYSFKNLYKATKGFKESHLLGAGGFGKVYKGELLSGTQIAVKRVSHDAEQGMQQYVAEIASMGRLRHKNLVQLLGYCRRKGELLLVYDYMPNGSLDNYLFNKDKVKDVTWSQRVNIIKGVASALQYLHEEWEQVVLHRDIKASNILLDAGLNGRLGDFGFARFHDHGQNLEATRVVGTIGYMAPELTAMGVTTTCTDVYAFGSFILEVVCGRRPVDTERPLEQMILLKWVASCGSRDNLMITVDSKLEGNFKAEEVKMLLKLGMLCSQSNPEHRPSMRHIVQYLEGNVPVPSISFDTAGFGIPTISNETVTQMTTTSSTSANFCFEDVTILFGGR; encoded by the coding sequence ATGCTTGGAGGAGCGGTGTATCTGTACCAGAGAAGGAAGTATGCAGAGTTGCTTGAACAGTGGGAACAAGAATATATCCCCCAAAGGTATTCATTTAAGAACCTCTACAAAGCAACCAAAGGTTTCAAGGAGAGTCATCTACTTGGAGCTGGAGGTTTTGGAAAAGTATACAAAGGAGAACTTCTCTCCGGTACTCAAATCGCAGTTAAGAGAGTCTCCCATGATGCAGAACAAGGAATGCAACAATACGTCGCGGAGATCGCTAGTATGGGAAGGCTAAGGCACAAGAACTTGGTTCAGCTCCTTGGCTACTGCAGACGCAAAGGTGAATTGCTTTTGGTTTATGACTACATGCCAAATGGAAGCCTTGATAACTACTTGTTTAATAAAGACAAGGTGAAAGATGTCACTTGGTCTCAGAGAGTGAATATAATCAAGGGAGTAGCATCTGCCCTTCAGTATCTTCATGAAGAGTGGGAACAAGTTGTGCTACACAGAGATATCAAAGCTAGTAACATTCTTTTAGATGCCGGTCTAAATGGAAGGTTAGGAGATTTTGGCTTTGCAAGATTCCATGATCATGGCCAGAATCTTGAAGCCACACGTGTGGTAGGAACCATTGGCTACATGGCACCAGAGCTAACTGCAATGGGAGTGACCACTACTTGCACAGATGTCTATGCTTTTGGATCTTTTATCCTTGAGGTGGTTTGTGGGAGGAGGCCAGTAGACACTGAGAGACCACTTGAGCAAATGATTTTACTTAAATGGGTTGCTAGTTGCGGAAGCAGAGATAACTTAATGATTACTGTTGACAGTAAACTCGAAGGAAACTTTAAAGCTGAAGAGGTGAAGATGCTTTTGAAGCTAGGCATGCTATGTTCTCAGAGCAACCCAGAGCATAGACCTAGCATGAGACATATAGTACAATATCTGGAAGGGAATGTCCCTGTTCCGAGCATATCATTTGATACAGCTGGTTTTGGTATTCCCACTATAAGCAATGAAACTGTAACGCAAATGACAACCACCTCTTCTACATCAGCTAATTTCTGTTTCGAAGATGTTACAATCCTGTTTGGTGGTCGTTGA
- the LOC130508622 gene encoding uncharacterized protein LOC130508622: protein MVVWTVVATDDSYVWETGGNELQEFSVSKTWNQLRNRASEQHWTQNIWFRGHIPRHAFTTWVAYQDRLPTRAKLVSWGMNISSACCLCSLVDENIDHLFLRCEISGTVWSYVMCRLGYSHRGFHSWNALSEWMRLRDSVVSLPLK, encoded by the exons atGGTGGTCTGGACCGTCGT TGCTACGGATGATTCTTACGTGTGGGAAACGGGTGGAAATGAGTTGCAGGAGTTCTCCGTTAGCAAAACCTGGAACCAGTTAAGGAACAGGGCCTCTGAACAGCACTGGACTCAAAATATTTGGTTCAGAGGTCACATTCCTCGCCATGCCTTCACTACCTGGGTTGCTTACCAAGATCGCCTACCTACAAGAGCTAAACTAGTCAGTTGGGGCATGAACATCTCCTCCGCTTGTTGCCTCTGCAGTTTAGTGGATGAGAACATAGACCATTTGTTCCTTCGTTGCGAGATCAGTGGAACTGTTTGGAGTTATGTGATGTGCAGGTTAGGATACTCTCATAGAGGGTTCCACTCTTGGAATGCTCTCTCGGAGTGGATGAGGCTTCGAGACTCGGTGGTGAGCTTACCGCTCAAGTGA